The Niallia alba genome includes a window with the following:
- a CDS encoding precorrin-2 dehydrogenase/sirohydrochlorin ferrochelatase family protein yields the protein MLSLLVDIKDKYCVVVGGGKIAYRKVRMLLAEGASVTVISPEVCSEIEELSKNGEIKLVRRKGMEEDFAEAFLTVAATNDSQENRRISQQLKSISLVNDASSYEEGNCQLPASFKKGRLHLTVSTNGASPKLAKKIKEEWQHTYDDNYIAYIDFLFEVRTLIKKKSLSPEVSDAILGEILDDAYKESATLRHIYYEKLLNL from the coding sequence ATGCTATCATTACTAGTTGATATAAAGGATAAATATTGTGTAGTAGTAGGTGGTGGCAAGATTGCTTATCGAAAGGTAAGAATGCTTCTTGCGGAAGGGGCAAGTGTAACAGTGATTAGCCCTGAAGTTTGTAGTGAAATAGAAGAACTTTCAAAAAACGGAGAAATAAAGTTGGTTAGAAGAAAAGGAATGGAAGAGGATTTTGCCGAAGCCTTTCTAACCGTTGCAGCAACTAATGACTCGCAAGAAAATCGTCGTATCTCCCAACAACTTAAATCAATTAGTTTGGTTAATGATGCTTCCTCCTATGAAGAAGGAAATTGTCAGCTTCCTGCTAGCTTTAAAAAGGGGCGTCTTCATTTAACTGTTTCCACTAATGGGGCAAGTCCGAAACTCGCAAAGAAGATAAAGGAAGAATGGCAGCATACGTATGATGATAATTATATTGCGTATATTGATTTTTTATTTGAGGTTCGTACTCTTATAAAGAAAAAGTCACTTTCTCCGGAAGTTTCTGATGCTATCTTAGGAGAGATATTAGATGATGCTTATAAAGAATCGGCAACTTTAAGACATATTTATTATGAAAAACTCCTAAACCTTTAA
- the cobA gene encoding uroporphyrinogen-III C-methyltransferase, translated as MGKVYLVGAGPGDPDLITVKGLKCIKNADVILYDRLVNRELLEYARPKAELIYCGKLPHHHAMKQELINQTLVKHAKKGKIVTRLKGGDPFVFGRGGEEAEELAKNQIPFEIVPGITAGIAAPSYAGIPVTHRNYGSSFAFVTGHMKNGEEDHIKWEALSQIDTLAIYMGVKNLPYIQSKLLSFGKNSTTPVALINWGTTFKQKTIITDLYHVIEDAETGKIENPCMIVIGEVVKMREKIQWFEESFGETIPKEVV; from the coding sequence ATGGGGAAGGTATACCTAGTAGGTGCAGGACCAGGAGATCCAGATTTAATAACGGTAAAAGGACTAAAATGTATCAAAAATGCAGATGTTATTTTATATGATCGCTTAGTAAATCGAGAGTTATTAGAATATGCCAGACCCAAAGCTGAACTGATTTATTGCGGTAAGCTGCCGCATCATCATGCCATGAAGCAAGAGTTGATCAATCAAACCTTGGTCAAACATGCCAAAAAGGGCAAAATCGTAACAAGGCTAAAAGGCGGTGATCCTTTTGTATTTGGAAGAGGTGGAGAAGAAGCCGAAGAATTAGCAAAAAATCAGATCCCTTTTGAAATAGTCCCAGGCATTACTGCAGGCATTGCTGCGCCAAGTTATGCAGGTATCCCGGTGACTCATCGTAACTATGGATCTTCGTTTGCGTTTGTAACAGGACATATGAAAAATGGAGAGGAAGACCATATTAAATGGGAGGCACTTTCTCAAATTGATACTCTGGCCATCTATATGGGAGTGAAAAATCTACCATATATTCAGTCAAAGCTTCTGTCTTTTGGAAAAAATAGCACTACACCAGTTGCATTAATTAATTGGGGAACAACCTTTAAACAAAAAACAATTATAACGGACTTGTATCATGTAATAGAGGATGCAGAAACAGGGAAGATTGAAAATCCATGTATGATTGTGATTGGCGAAGTAGTAAAAATGAGAGAGAAAATCCAATGGTTTGAGGAAAGCTTCGGAGAAACCATTCCGAAAGAGGTAGTTTAA
- the cysC gene encoding adenylyl-sulfate kinase — MSQSANITWHDHAVTKKERRERNKHHSYVLWFTGLSGSGKSTVANAVAKRLFEEQTNSYVLDGDNIRFGINKDLGFSDEDRKENIRRIGEVSKLFVDSGQVVLTAFISPFQEDRDRVRALLEDNEFIEVYIKCSIEACEARDPKGLYEKARKGIIKEFTGISSPYEEPAHPEIIVDTEKHSIEECVEQIVQYLKGKGYYIS; from the coding sequence TTGAGCCAAAGTGCAAATATTACATGGCATGACCATGCTGTAACAAAGAAGGAAAGAAGAGAAAGAAACAAGCATCACAGCTATGTATTATGGTTTACTGGGTTATCTGGTTCCGGAAAATCAACGGTTGCGAATGCTGTTGCCAAAAGATTATTTGAAGAACAAACAAATAGCTATGTGTTAGATGGAGATAATATTCGTTTTGGAATTAATAAAGACTTAGGATTCTCAGATGAGGATCGTAAAGAAAATATCAGAAGAATAGGAGAAGTCAGCAAGCTGTTTGTAGACAGTGGCCAAGTAGTATTAACTGCCTTCATTTCTCCATTTCAAGAAGATCGTGATAGAGTAAGGGCTTTATTAGAAGATAATGAGTTTATTGAAGTATATATAAAGTGTTCGATAGAGGCTTGTGAGGCTCGAGATCCAAAGGGATTATATGAGAAGGCAAGAAAAGGAATCATTAAAGAATTTACAGGGATTAGTTCTCCGTATGAGGAACCGGCTCATCCAGAAATAATAGTGGATACCGAAAAACATTCTATTGAAGAGTGTGTGGAACAAATCGTACAATATTTAAAAGGAAAAGGTTATTATATCTCTTAA
- a CDS encoding sirohydrochlorin chelatase, whose protein sequence is MEAVLYICHGSRVKEASEQAISFVKKCMETNEFQGIQEYSFLELSEPSIEEGFRNCVEKGATTIRIIPVLLLTAAHAKKDIPEVLEKLSLEYPHVQLQYGRPIGVHPQMVEIVSDKIRNNSLYKKNDEKIHVILVGRGSSDPDVKRDLGKIASLIEKQVDRIDVQDCYLTAAQPSFEEALQMAEHSSYRHILVIPYLLFTGILMKSMEKTIKEMNSIDKEYVLAPYLGYDPFIAEILKERIEEMSVGDEYAIITS, encoded by the coding sequence ATGGAAGCAGTATTATATATATGTCATGGAAGCAGAGTAAAAGAGGCAAGCGAGCAGGCTATCTCATTTGTTAAGAAGTGTATGGAGACAAATGAATTTCAAGGCATACAAGAATATTCCTTCTTAGAGTTGTCGGAACCTTCCATAGAAGAAGGATTTCGAAATTGCGTAGAAAAAGGTGCTACTACTATTCGTATTATACCGGTTCTGCTGCTTACAGCGGCCCATGCTAAAAAAGATATTCCAGAAGTATTAGAAAAGCTTTCATTGGAATATCCGCACGTCCAATTACAATATGGCAGGCCGATTGGTGTTCATCCTCAAATGGTTGAAATTGTGTCAGATAAAATCAGAAATAATTCCCTTTACAAAAAAAACGATGAAAAGATCCATGTCATTCTTGTTGGGCGTGGCAGTAGTGATCCAGATGTGAAACGGGATTTAGGTAAAATCGCATCTTTAATCGAAAAACAAGTAGATCGGATTGATGTACAAGATTGTTATTTAACAGCAGCACAACCTAGCTTTGAAGAAGCGCTTCAAATGGCAGAACATTCTTCCTACCGCCATATATTAGTGATTCCCTATCTGCTTTTTACGGGGATTTTAATGAAATCCATGGAAAAGACAATCAAAGAAATGAACAGTATTGATAAGGAATACGTGTTGGCTCCTTATTTAGGCTATGATCCATTCATTGCAGAGATTTTAAAAGAAAGAATAGAAGAAATGAGTGTTGGTGACGAATATGCTATCATTACTAGTTGA